CAGGAATCAGATACCGCTTTGCAAAATGATGCCTTTCGTCATATAAAGATTGAGGGAGATCATGGAAAGTATACGATTACTGGAGAAGCGAGAGTATTTGAAGCTCAATTTCATTACGCAGTAACGGACGGTCACACGTACTTCGCAGAAGGGACCACTCAAACAACGGACGGGGCACCTGCCTGGGGTGAATTTAAAATTGATATTGAGTTAAAAGAACAGAACCTACCGCTTAATGGTACTTTAACATTAGAGCTCTATGAGGAAAGCGCCAAGGATGGTTCACCGACGAACCAACTTGCGATACCGCTCGAAACTTTTGCACCATAGCAGAGAAAAAAGATAGCCTGTTTGTATATCAACGATGAAAGAGGTCAACAATAGACAGATATTGTTGACCTCTTTTTTATTTTGTATAGATCACGCCCTTATATGGGAACGATAATGATTAAAAAGTCATGCTGGATGGTGAGTATGGATGGAGAAAAAGAAGTATTATGTCGCTGTAGAGTCAGGACAGATTTTAGAAGACCAAGGCGCTTCCTCCTATGAGCTTGAAATCGAAGCCACTGAGGAAGAACGACAACAGTTAGAAAAACTATTCAGTAAGAAAAACACCGAAAATATTGATTTATTTATAGATCCGCATGCCCCTAACAAATGGGACGAAATCGAGTCTGATGTACAGAATTACAACGACTTTATGATGAATATATACGCCATGATATACAGATTAGGGACGCCAGAGACGAAGGATTTTATTGAGCGTAATGATATTTTAACGAAGCTTAAAAATCAATGGCAGGACTATGATTTTAGCTAAACAAGTCTCTTTTAAACCTTAATCACAAGTTATGCGATAGCTTGCTAACACCATTCAGGGCATGAAGGAGCGGAGGAGCATCCATGAAGATACTTGCACTAGACGGTGGAGGGATAAGGGGAATATTCACGGCCTATGTGTTACAGCTTATCGAGGAAAAAACGGGATCTCATATTGGTCACTATTTTGATATGATTGGTGGAACCAGTACAGGTTCGATTATTGCTGCGGCGATCGTTAAGGGAAAACCTATGCGTGAAGTTGTGAAATTCTATGAACGTGAAGGAAAGAAGATTTTTCATAGACAAGCAGTCTTCGGTTTCTTTCAAACCATTTATAGCCACAAGCGGTTGAAACGTCTACTGCATCGTGAATTAGGAACAACACGATTGGAACAGATTAGCCAATCTCTCGTATTACCCGCCGTTGATTTAAAAAGATGCCAACCTATTGTGTTTCGTTCTAGAGGTAACAATGTAAGTGAAGACATGTACCACTATCATACTGGTTCTAACATAGATGCAACACTACTTGATGCCGTGATCTCATCATGCTCGGCCCCGATTTATTTTGAACCGTACCGCATCAATCAAAATTTCATAGCAACTGACGGAGGGTTGTGGGCAAATAACCCGTCTTTAGTCTGTTTACAGGAAGCTATTCAGACATTTAATCAAAAACTGGATGACATTAAGATTATGTCTGTTGGGTCCGGACTGCAGGGTATCACCTTCGATAAGAAAACGAAGAGGTGGGGGCTACCGCACTGGATTAAAGTTAAGCTCTTTCCACTTCAAATTAGACCGACATTGATTGACCTCGCCCTACATTTATCTTCGGAGTCTGTGTCCTCCCAATGTCAAACATTGTGTGGGGCCCATTACTTGAGACTAAACGCACCTATGCAGCACGAAGTACCGTTTGACGATGTACAGTCCCTTGAGAAGTTAAAAAAATTAGGGGAGGAAGTGTTCGTACATCATGAAAAGAATATTGAACAATGGCTACAATATTAAAAATGGTCGGTGTTGACATGCTAAGGACTTGGATCAATCAATGGCAACGTAAGGGAAAGTGCCTCGTTGTGAAGCTATTACGAATCCAGGATAAGACGCATAGTATCGCAATGGGTTTTACACTTGGATTTCTTATTAATTTTATCCCTTCTTTTGGTTTTGGACCAGTGTTATCAGTAGCTACTGCAAGATTGTTTCGTGGTAATACGATTGCTGCTTTTTTAGGCGGCATCTCTGTCATTTGGGCTTTTCCTTTACTGTTCTACTTTAATATTGTCGTCGGACAAGTCTGGCTACCTGAGGAACCCGCGCCTACGTTGCAGCAAGATGATTTCGTACACACGAGTGTTCTGATCAGTCAGTCTTTTATGATTGGTATGGTCATTAATGTGATGATTTTCGGTTTTATTGTTTACTTCTTCACCTTTGCTCTCATAAGTCGGTATCGTCAAGCACTACTAAGGTATATCCACAAATCTTGGCTCCCAAAAAATAAGAACCCTAACTGATGCGTTAGCGTCCTTTATCCGTTAGTTCTATTAATGAAATAAATGGGTGTAAACCCAATACCCTCACCAGTCAGATTTCACCCGCACTGAGTGAGGGTTTTGTGCTATAATGGGGAAAGTTGACATAGGATGTTGTACAGAAGGTCATCGGTAAATCGTAACGCAAGGATGTGTTTATTTGAAGAACACAGTCATGATAACGGCTGCCATACTCATGGGGCTGCTTGCTGTTGTATTTATTTTTTCGTTACTATTCACTGCCAGTTGGTGGGTATACGTCCTTATTTACTTATTCCTGTTTTATATATGGTATAAGCCAACGCTTGTTCTTTATCATTCGGTAAAGGCAGGGCATATGCTAAAGCATAGAGACTATGAGGCAGTGGCCTATGAGTACAACAAGATAGCGCCGTTGAAAAAGAATGAAGGTTATGCTGATTATGCATACGGGTTAGGCTATTATTACCAAAAAAAATTTCAATCCGCTAAGCAAGCGTTTGAAAGAGCTCTCGAAAAAGGTATACGAACTCAGAAGAAGACGATGGAGCCCTTAGTGAAAATTGCGCTCATTACAACTAATGTTGAATTAAGAAAATGGAATGAAGCAAAAAAGTGGATAGATGACTTAGAAAAAGAGATGGAAAAAGGTAAGAAGCTAAATCCTAAGCTCTTATCTATTTATTACCCTATTAAGGGGGAGTATTTCTATCACTTGCAACGTTATCAAGAAGCGAAGCGAGCGTTTGACCTTGCGTATATTCGCTACCCCGACTTAGTGGGAGAGGAAGCGTATTACTATGCACACCTCCTTCATAAAGAAGGAGAAGACAAAAAAGCAAAAGAGATACTGCGTAAGCTACTCCAAGAGAAACACGCTTGGAAGTTCTTCAGGGTACCCAAACAGAAAGCGATAGACCTTTTGAGGAACATAGAAGGGTGAAGTCCCAAGGCTTACTGATACAAAATGATCAAGAGGATGGAGGTTGCCAAGGTGACAAAGTATCATTTTGTGGGCATTAAAGGTTCGGGTATGAGCCCTTTAGCACAAATATTGCATGATATAGGGTATGATGTGCAAGGCTCTGACGTAGATACATTTTATTTTACACAGAAACCATTAGAAGAAAAGAACATACCGATTCTGCCCTTTCAGAGACAGAACATCAAACCTGGCGTGTGTGTCATAGCTGGGAATGCGTTTGGTGATGAACATGTAGAAGTGGCGGAGTGTCATAGGAAGGGAATTCCTGTTTACCGCTATCATCAGTTTTTAGGTTCATTTATTCAGCAATTTGCGAGCGTAGCAGTGACAGGTGCTCATGGGAAAACATCAACGACTGGGTTGTTGTCC
The genomic region above belongs to Caldalkalibacillus salinus and contains:
- a CDS encoding CBASS cGAMP-activated phospholipase, whose amino-acid sequence is MKILALDGGGIRGIFTAYVLQLIEEKTGSHIGHYFDMIGGTSTGSIIAAAIVKGKPMREVVKFYEREGKKIFHRQAVFGFFQTIYSHKRLKRLLHRELGTTRLEQISQSLVLPAVDLKRCQPIVFRSRGNNVSEDMYHYHTGSNIDATLLDAVISSCSAPIYFEPYRINQNFIATDGGLWANNPSLVCLQEAIQTFNQKLDDIKIMSVGSGLQGITFDKKTKRWGLPHWIKVKLFPLQIRPTLIDLALHLSSESVSSQCQTLCGAHYLRLNAPMQHEVPFDDVQSLEKLKKLGEEVFVHHEKNIEQWLQY
- a CDS encoding tetratricopeptide repeat protein gives rise to the protein MKNTVMITAAILMGLLAVVFIFSLLFTASWWVYVLIYLFLFYIWYKPTLVLYHSVKAGHMLKHRDYEAVAYEYNKIAPLKKNEGYADYAYGLGYYYQKKFQSAKQAFERALEKGIRTQKKTMEPLVKIALITTNVELRKWNEAKKWIDDLEKEMEKGKKLNPKLLSIYYPIKGEYFYHLQRYQEAKRAFDLAYIRYPDLVGEEAYYYAHLLHKEGEDKKAKEILRKLLQEKHAWKFFRVPKQKAIDLLRNIEG
- a CDS encoding DUF2062 domain-containing protein; translated protein: MATILKMVGVDMLRTWINQWQRKGKCLVVKLLRIQDKTHSIAMGFTLGFLINFIPSFGFGPVLSVATARLFRGNTIAAFLGGISVIWAFPLLFYFNIVVGQVWLPEEPAPTLQQDDFVHTSVLISQSFMIGMVINVMIFGFIVYFFTFALISRYRQALLRYIHKSWLPKNKNPN
- a CDS encoding hydrolase; this translates as MEKKKYYVAVESGQILEDQGASSYELEIEATEEERQQLEKLFSKKNTENIDLFIDPHAPNKWDEIESDVQNYNDFMMNIYAMIYRLGTPETKDFIERNDILTKLKNQWQDYDFS